The Tenacibaculum sp. MAR_2010_89 sequence TTTATTCGCATTATTATTAACAAATGCCCTACAGTTATTCGAAGTTATTTTAATGTTTGGAGCTGGTACAGGGCTAATATTTATTTTACGTTGGTTTTGGTGGCGTATTAATGCCTGGAGTGAAATTGCTGCAATGTTTTCTTCTGGTATAATTTCAATACTATTAAATTTCACTTCATTTGGCGAGGTTCTTTTTAATTCAGAAACAGGGGTGTTTCCTAGCTGGTTTAAATTCCCGTTTATTGTACTTATAACAACTTTAGTATGGGTAATAACAACCTTTTTAACCTCTCCTGAAAAAGATAAAGTTTTATATAATTTTTATAAAAAAATACAACCTGGGGGAAAAGGTTGGAAACATATTACAAACAAAGCTCAAAACGAAAACATCAACCTTATTAATTCAAATGAAAAATGGAGCGTTCCTAACGGAATATTAGCCATGCTTTTAGGCACTGTATTTATTTACAGCTGTATGTTCGCTACTGGTTACTGGATTTATGGTAAATATACCTTAGCACTTATTATTACAACAATCGCTATTGTATTTGCCTATTTACTTATAAGAGTATGGAAAAAAATAAGCACAACTATTTTATAACAATATATTCTCTGTGAAACGATTACAATCAGTTGATACACTTAGAGGGCTAACTATAATTGCAATGATTCTAGTTAACAACCCAGGTACTTGGAGCTTTGTTTACCCTCCATTACTTCATGCTAAATGGCATGGATTAACTCCAACTGATTTAATCTTTCCCTTTTTTTTATTTATCGTAGGAATATCAATAGCACTAGCTTATAAAAATAAGAACGCTAACAAAGCTACTTATAAAAAAATAATTGTTAGAAGTTTAAAATTAGTTGGATTAGGTTTATTTATAAATATTTTTACTCCAAATTTTCCTTTTTTTGAGGAACTACAAACTATAAGAATACCTGGTGTACTGCAAAGAATAGGAATTGTTTTTTTTGTTTCTTCAATATTATTTCTAAACCTAACTATAAAAAGTATTATCTCAGTAATCATCTTTGTATTAATAGGGTATTTTTTATTTACAGGTTTTATACATTTACCTAATGGAGAACTCCCTTCTTTTGATAACAATTTAAACAATTGGTCAAATTATACTGATTATAAAATTCTAGGAAAACATATGTGGAGAAGTACTTTTGATCCAGAAGGCCTACTTAGCACCATTCCGTCAATTGTAACTTGCTTGCTAGGTATCGTTGCTGGTAAAATACTTACTTTCAAAAACAACTATAAAAAAGAACACCAATTACTTTTTTATGCTATAATTCTTTTTACTCTAGGCTACACTTGGAGTATTTGGTACCCTATAAATAAAACTATTTGGACAGGTAGCTTTGTTTTAGTTACGGCAGGCTGGGCTTCATTTGCCCTTTCTATTACTTATTATATTAATGATATAAAAAACATTACACTAAGTAAAAAGCTTATATATGTTAGTAAAAATGCCATAACTATTTATTTTTTATCAATGGTAATAGCCAAAACATTTTATTTAATTAAAGTAAATGATAATGAAAGTATACATTCTTGGTTATTTAATATTTTTTTCAACCATCATATTCAAATTACTGAGTTAGCCTCTTTGCTATATGCTCTTAGCGTTGTTTCTTTTTATCTTTTACTAAGTTACATTCTTTTTAAAAAGAATATTTTTTTTAAAGTATAACAATCATGCTATCAACTAATCAATCAATTCAAGAGAATAAATATTTTTCGAAATTAATTTATTCGAAATCTTATTATAGTACGTCATTTTCAGATAATATTTCTTTTTCTTTATATGAGAAATTTAAAAACTGGATAGTTGGTGAGTTTGATTTGTTCTTTAAAGAAGAAAATCATAACAGTTTAAATATATATTTTCCTAACGGAATAATAACAATAGAAATAAAGAACAACACAAAAATAAGTATCATTGTTAAAAACAAGAATAGTAAAAAATGTAAAAACATGATGCAAAAAGTTCTTAAACTGTATCTTTTCTCCTTACCAAAAATCACTTAAAAAAAAGACTCTCAAACGATTAAAAAAATACATTTAAAAAAAGTAAAAAAAAGTTTTTGTAGTTTCGAAAATCATTATATATTTGCCACGCTTTAAAGCAAAAGCCGATGTAGCTCAGCTGGCTAGAGCAGCTGATTTGTAATCAGCAGGTCGTGGGTTCGAGTCCCTCCATCGGCTCAAAAAATAAAAAGTGCTAACAAATTTGTTAGCACTTTTTTTATGCACTATTTTTTCTAAATTTGCTAACTATAAAACTACTTAAGAATTTCTAATGAAAAACATTTTTGTTATTGGTATTGCTGGTGGAACTGGAAGTGGAAAAACAACCGTAGTAAATCAAATAATTAATGAACTTCCTGCGGATGAGGTTTGTGTAATTTCTCAAGACTCATATTACTGTAAAACTGATAATCTTACTTACGAAGAAAGAACAAAAATAAACTTTGACCATCCTAGAGCTATTGACTTTGACTTATTAGTTGAACACCTAAAACAACTAAAAAATAAGCAAATTATTGAACAACCAATATATTCATTTGTTGCACACAATAGAACGAAAGACTCTATCAAAACACACCCTAGAAAGGTTATAATAGTAGAAGGTATATTAATTTTCAACAGTAAAGAATTACGTGATTTATGCGATATAAAAGTTTTTGTACATGCAGATGCAGACGAGAGACTTATAAGAAGAGTTCGTAGAGATATTAAAGAACGTGGTAGAGACATTGATGAAGTTTTAAGTAGATACCAACACACACTAAAACCAATGCATCAGCAGTTTATTGAACCAACTAAAAATTTCGCTGATATTATTATACCTGGTGGTGGCCACAATAAAGTAGCTATAGATATTGTTAGAACTGTAATAAACGATCGCCTATAACTATGAATTTAAAATCACTAAAAAATAAATCTCCATTTAAAATTATAACGAATATTTATATTCTTATTTTGACTGTCTTTATAATATGGATGCTTTTTTTAGATGAAAATTCGTACCTTACCCATAGAGAGTTTAATGAAGAGATTAAAGAGCTCGAAACATGGATTGACTATCACAAACAAAAAATTGCAATAGACAAAGAAACAATAGAAAAACTGAAAGATTCTTTAGAACTTGAGCGCTATGCACGTGAAAAATATCTTATGAAAAAAGAAAACGAAGATTTATATATTATTGAATTTGATACTATAAAAAAATAATGGATAATTATTTATTTAACGAATTTCAAGAGGTAACGTCTCAAGCTTGGAAAACTAAGATACAGGTAGACTTAAAAGGCGCTGACTATAACGATACTTTATTATGGAAAACTAATGAAGGAATCACCGTAAAACCCTTTTACACTAAAGAAGATAGAACTCAACAAAACATACATCTTCCCAAAAAAGAGTTCAATATTTGCCAATCAATCACTGTAGAAGACGAAAAAAAAGCAAACTCTTTAGCTAATGATTACTTAAAAAGAGGAGCCAACAGTATTGAATTCATAGTAAATAATCATTTAGATTACAAAACTCTTCTAATTAATATAGACCTTCAAAACACTGTTTTATATTTCAGATTTAAACACTTAAATTCAAAGCTAATTTCAGACATATCAGAATTCATCAATTCTGACAATTGCTATTTCAATATTGATATTATTGGTAATTTAGCAAGCACTGGAAACTGGCACAAAAGTCAAAATGAAGACCATACAGAAATTGAGTCTATTATAAAAAACGCTACAAATTCAATTTGCGTAAATACTTCTATCTATCAAAATTCAGGAGCAACAATCACTCAACAGCTTGCTTACACTTTAGCACATGCTAACGAATACCTTAATCACTTTGATAAAGAAGCTGCTCATAAAATTCATTTTAATTTTTCTATTGGAAGTAATTATTTTTTTGAAATCGCAAAAACAAGAGCTTTCAGAATACTATGGAACTCTCTTCTAAAAGAATACGATGTAAAAGAAACAACAGCACATATTTTTTCACAACCTAGCTTGCGAAATAAAACTTTATACGATTATAACGTAAACATGCTTCGAACTACTTCAGAATGCATGAGCGCTATACTAGGAGGAGCTGACACTATTACTAATTTATCTTATGATAAACTATTCCACAAACCAAATGAATTTGGTGAACGAATATCAAGAAATCAATTATTAGTACTAAAAGAAGAATGCGAATTAGAAAGCGCACAACATATTGCTAATGGAACTTATTACATAGAATCATTAACAAACCAATTAGCACAACAAGCATTAGACATCTTTAAACAAATAGAAAATGGTGGCGGATTTCTAAAACAATTACAAGAAGGAACTATTCAACGCAAAATAGCCGAATCTGCAATAAAAGAGCAAGAACAATTTGATAATGGTTTATTAGTTTTATTAGGCACTAATAAAATTCAAAATGAAAAAGATAAAATGAAGAGCGATATTGAAATTGATCCTTTCTTAAAAAAGCGAAATAAAAAAAACACTAATACAGCCTATAATCCAAAAAAGACTAGCTGAAAAACTAGAACAAGAACGTTTAGAAAATGAGTAGAAAAGATATATCAAATATTAAAATAGCTCAAGATAAAACTTCAGAAGTTAACAGTTACAAACATGAAAGTTTTGTTGCAGGAATAGCACCCAATCTTAGAGGACCGTATTCAACCATGTATGTTCGAAGACCCTGGACTATTCGTCAATATGCAGGTTTCTCAACAGCAGAAGAAAGTAATGCTTTTTATAGAAGAAATTTAGCAGCAGGCCAAAAAGGATTATCTGTTGCTTTTGACCTAGCAACACATCGTGGATATGATTCTGATCATGAACGTGTACAAGGTGATGTAGGAAAAGCTGGAGTGGCAATTGACTCAGTTGAAGACATGAAGGTGTTATTTAACCAAATACCTTTGGATAAAATGTCTGTTTCAATGACCATGAACGGAGCTGTTTTACCTATACTCGCATTCTATATTGTTGCTGCTGAAGAACAAGGTGTTGCTCCTGAATTATTATCTGGAACTATTCAAAATGACATATTAAAAGAGTTCATGGTGCGAAATACTTATATCTACCCACCTACTCCTTCTATGAAAATAATTGCTGATATATTTAAATATACCAGTGACAACATGCCTAAATTTAATTCAATTTCAATCTCAGGATACCACATGCAAGAAGCTGGTGCTACTCCTGATATTGAATTAGCTTATACATTAGCTGACGGATTAGAATACATAAAAAAAGGATTAGAGGCAGGTATGGACATTGACACTTTTGCCCCACGCCTTTCTTTTTTCTGGGCAATTGGAATGAATCATTTCATGGAAATAGCCAAAATGAGAGCTGGTAGAATGCTATGGGCTAAAATTGTAAAACAATTCAACCCTAAAAATCCAAAATCATTAGCTTTAAGAACTCACTGCCAAACAAGTGGTTGGAGCTTAACAGAACAAGACCCATTTAACAATGTTGCCAGAACAACTATTGAAGCAATGGCCGCAGCTTTTGGAGGTACACAAAGCTTACACACTAATGCACTAGATGAAGCTATTGCTTTACCAACTGATTTTTCTGCTAGGATTGCCAGAAACACTCAAATATACCTACAACAAGAAACCAATATTACAAAAACCGTTGATCCTTGGGCAGGAAGCTATCATGTAGAAAAACTTACCGAAGACATTGCTGATAAAGCATGGAAACTCATGCAAGAAGTTGAAGAACTTGGAGGCATGACCAAAGCAATTGAGAAAGGAATCCCTAAAATGCGTATTGAAGAAGCTGCTGCTAAAAAACAAGCAAAAATTGACAGCAATCAAGATGTAATCGTAGGAGTAAACAAATACCAACTAGAAGAGGAAGACCCTTTACACATATTAGAGGTCGACAACGAAGCAGTTAGACAATCACAAATAGAACGCTTAAATAGCTTAAAAGCTAACAGAAACGAAGAAGCTGTAAAAAAATCACTAGAAAACATAACTCAATGCTCTAAAGATGGACTTGGGAATCTATTAGACCTAGCCGTTAAAGCAGCAAGAAATAGAGCTACTTTGGGTGAAATATCTGATGCTATGGAAAGCGTTTTCGGACGTCATAAAGCAGTACATAAAACCATATCTGGCGTGTATAGTAAAGAAATAAAGGATGACAAATTATTTAAAAAAGCTATTGAATTAGCCGATAATTTTTCTGAATTAGAAGGTCGTAGACCAAGAATTATGATAGCAAAATTAGGTCAAGATGGTCATGATCGTGGCGCAAAAGTTGTTGCTACAGGATACGCTGACTTAGGTTTTGATGTAGATATAGGCCCACTATTTCAAACACCAATAGAAGCCACTAAACAAGCTATTGAAAATGATGTACATATTTTAGGAATTTCTTCATTAGCCGCTGGTCACAAAACACTAGTTCCACAAGTAATTGCAGAATTAAAAAAATACGGTCGTGAAGATATTATGGTTATTGTAGGCGGTGTAATTCCCGCACAAGATTATGAGTTTTTATTTGAAGCTGGAGCCGTAGGTGTTTTTGGTCCTGGAACCAAAATTGCTCAAGCCGCTATAGATATGCTTACCATACTTATTGACAGTATAGAAGAATAAAAAATACACCAATAGCCCTATTTATTTAGCACTACATAATAAATAGGGCTGTTAGGTTTTATATCAGCATGCTACTTATTAAAATATTATTACTTATTTTTAAATGAGTATCTCTTCAATTTTAAAACGTCTTTTTTTTATCTCTAAACGTCTTTTTCTCTAGGTTACTTTCACTAAAATTACATTAAAAATAAAATTGATTTTGTAATGTATTCGAATTTCGTAACCTTGCTAGAAAAAATATCTTCAATCACAACACCTTTATTATTTATTGTAATAATAATTGAACTAACATTTCTTTTTATTGGAAAAAGAATAAAACTAAAAAAAGAAAGTCTTGTTAGCTTTTTATCTCTAGTGATTGGAACAATACCCTACTTACTCTTTTATGCTTCTTTAGAACTAAACATAATGATATGGTTTTATGAAAACATAAGCCTTTGGACACTTAGCAACCAATGGTATATATGGTTATTATGTTTTTTATCCTATGATTTCCTATGGTGGGCAGTCCATTATGCTGGACATAAAGTCAGAATTCTTTGGTGTATACACGGAGTTCATCATACCCCAAAAGAAATGAATATGAGTGTTGCTATTAGAGGTTCTCTTTTTGATTTTTTTCAATACTTTCACATATTAGTATGGCTACCAATCATAGGTTTAAATCCATATATGATATTAACTGTAGATGTTATATCTCGATTATACGGTGTTTTCACCCATATAAACGAAACGAAATTTAGAAAAACCCCACTACTAAATAAACTACTTATTACTCCAATGTTACATAGGGTTCATCATTCAAGTAACTCCATTTACCTTGACACTAACTTTTCAAATGTTTTTTCAATATGGGATAGGCTATTCAACACCTATCAAGAAGAATTAGATACCATTAAACCAATTTACGGTATTACTGAAAGTGAGAGTAAATCAATCAATACAGAAAACGTTTTTAGCAGCCAATTTGGGCTTTTAAAAGATTTATTTCATGACATAAGATCCACTCCAAGTATAAAAAACAAAATAAAATTTTTATTTATGCCTCCCGACTGGAAACCATCATCTAGCGCTAGAAAAAACACATATCAACATCAAATATGATTTACTTTTAAATCAAGCTAACAATTAAAAATAAGCTATCTTTTTATATTTAATAAAAGTAAAAACAAAATATATAGTATTTTATTACTCTTGTTTTCTAACTTTGTGTTTTAACAATTTCGGCAAATGTCTTTTTCAAAGTCAAATACCGTTTTAATAATTTTCTTCAAATGAAAATTCAATTTATTGATAGAAAAACAGGTGAAACGCATACTGAAACTCCACCTGGCGAAGGTTTTTTAAAACTATTATACAATAATCCTTTTGGTAAAATTGCTCTACTACCTTTAGCAAAACGAAAGTTTTTATCTTCTTGGTACGGGAAACTCATGAGTAAACCAAACTCTATCAACAAAATAAAAGGCTTTGTAAAAGAGTTAAACATAAACATGGACGAAGCAGAAAAATCTATAGAAGACTACACCTCTTTTAATGATTTTTTCTACAGAAAACTTAAAAAAAGCGCCAGACCTATCGAAAGTGATTTTATATCTCCTGGAGATGGTAAAATGTTAGCATTTGAAAATATTTCTGACGTACATAACTTTTTTATTAAAGGTAGAAAATTTACTTTAGAAGAATTTCTAGGAGATAAGACACTCGCTAAAGAATATAAAAACTCTTCCTTAATTATTTTACGACTAGCTCCAAATGATTATCACAGGTATCATTTCCCTTATGAAGGAACTCCTTCTAAAATGACAAAAATAAAAGGTGACTACTTTTCTGTTTCTCCTTATGCTTTAGCTTCAAATTTCACGAAAGTTTTTTGTGAAAATAAACGAGAGTACTGTATTCTTAAAACTAAAGAAAAAGGAAATATAGTAGTAGCTCCAGTTGGTGCAACTATGGTTGGAAGTATTATAGATACTTACAAACCTAACACGCAAATACAAAAAGGAGAAGAAATGGGATACTTTGCTTTTGGAGGTTCTACCATCGTTTTATTAGTTGATAAAAACAAACTAAAAATAGATAATGACATTATAAATAACACTAAAAATCATATAGAAACATTTGTTAAAATGGGAGAAAAAATAGGCAAATAACTCATCAAAAACTTTAACAAAACTTCTCTCTTAAAAATGATTCAAATCATAATGTTGTTCAATCATTAATACGTAAATTTGCTAAGTTTTACACTTATCAGATTTACAGATGAAGAAAATCTTAAATATCCTCTATTCTACACGTTTAACAGCTGTGTTATTTCTCGTATTTGCCGTAGCAATGGCAGTTGCTACTTTTGTTGAAAATGATTTTGGAACGCAAACATCGAAAGCACTTATATATAACACTTGGTGGTTCGAAGTTATCATGATCTTTTTTGCTATTAACTTTTTTGGAAACATCTTTAGATATCGTCTATATAAAAAGGAAAAATGGTCTGTTTTATTATTTCATGTTGCCTTTTTATTTATTATAATCGGTGCTGGTATTACTCGTTATATTAGTTATGAGGGAATTATGATTATTGATGAAGGTGAGTCTACCGATACATTCTACTCTGAAACAAATTATTTAAATGTAGTTGTTGATAATAATGAGTTTCAAAAAACAACAGCAAATAAATTATTACTTTCTGCTTGGGGTAAAAACTCAGCAAGTTTTACAGAAACTTTTCAACCTAAAAAAGCTGGAAAAGAACATAAAATAGAACTTAATTTGGTTAATTACATACCTTGGTCTGAAAGTAAATTAGTTTTAGATAAAAATGGAACCGAACACTTATTTTTTGTAGAAAGCTCAAGTGGTAGCAGACATGAGCATTATATAAAGAGAGGTACTATACAAAACATACATAATATTTTAGTAGGTTTTGAAGCTCCAAACAACAACGCTTCTATTAACTTTTTTTATGAAGATAACAATTTAAAACTAACATCAAAAAACGATGGTGACTGGTTAAGAATGGCTGATCAGAAACGTGGTAAAATAGTAAAAGATAGTACTCAAAATTTTCAACTACTAACATTGCATACAATTAATGGAATGCAGTTCGTAGTTCCAAAATCTCCAGAAAAAGGAGAAATGAAAACTGTTAGTGGGAAAAAAGATCCGAAAAAATATGACACAGTTATTTTTGATGTATCGGTTAATGGAGAAACAAAAAGAGTGAATTTTTATGGTGGTCAATACAATGTCGACAATCAAGAAAACTTTAGTATCGGTGGTTTAAATTTTAGAGCATGGTATGGTGCAAAACAATTACAAACCCCTTTTAAAGTTAAATTAAACGACTTTCAACTAGAAAAATATCCAGGATCAGAAAGTGCAGCTGCCTATGGTAGTGAGATAACTGTTATTACGCCAAAAGAAACTTTTGATTTTAGAATTTTTATGAATCATATTTTAGATTATAAAGGGTATAAACTTTTTCAATCAAGTTATAAAATAGAAGAAGATAAAGAACAAACTCATTTATCTGTAAATCATGATTTTTGGGGAACTTGGGTTTCTTATATCGGATACTTTTTATTGTTTTTTGGTTTAATTGCTTCCTTATTTTCAAAGAATACTCGTTTTGATTATTTAAAGAACTCTTTAAAAAAGGTTCAAAAGAAAAAACTTACAATGTTTATTGTATTTGTTTTCCTTTTAACAAATACAATAAACGCTCAGCAACACAGTCAACATAAAAAACTTTCTAATCAACAAATAGATAGTATTTTATCTGCAAACAAAGTTGATAAAAAACATGCTAAATCTTTCAGTAAATTAGTTATACAGGATGCTGGAGGAAGAATGAAACCTGCACATACTTTTGCTTCTGAATTGATTAGAAAAGTAGCACAAACTGAAAGCTTTAAAGGCATGACACCAAGTCAAGTTTTATTATCTATTGCTGAAAGCCCAAGGTTTTGGTTTGAAGTACCTGTAATTTATTTAGCTAAATCTGCTAATAAAGATATTCGTGAAGTTTTAGGTTTACCAGAAGATGCTAAATATGCAAGATTATCAGATTTTGTTACAGCAACTGGAGAATATAAAATTAAAGCAGCTGTAGAAGAATCTCAAAAAACAAAAATTAAAAATAAATTCCAAACAGATTTAATCAAAATTGATAGAAGGGTTGGATTACTGTATAGTGCAATTGGTGGTGGAATTTTAAAAATCTATCCAATTCCTGGTGATGAAAACAATAAATGGGTTTCTCAACCAGAAACATTACATGCCGGTTTTAAAGGAACAGATTCAGTTTTTGTACGTCAATCTTTGCCTGTTTATTTAAAACTCCTACAAGCTTCAAAAAAATCTGGAAACTACACAGAAACCAATAAAATTTTAGACGGAATTAAAAAGTTTCAAAAAAAATATGGAGCAGAAGTTATTCCTTCAGAAGACAAAGTAGATTTAGAGATTATTTATAATAATATTAATATTTTTCAAAAGCTATCAAGATACTATGCTCTTGTTGGTCTTTTACTAGTTTTATTTGTGATTTTACAAATCTTCTATAATAAATCAAAAGTTTTAAATTATACAATAAAAGGATTCATTGGTTTAGCAATTTTACTATTTATTTTTCATGTTGTTGGTTTAGGTATGCGTTGGTACATAAGCGGGAATGCACCTTGGAGTAACGCATATGAAAGCTTAATATTTGTTGCTTTTGCTACCATGTTATTTGGCTTATTGTTGGGTAAGAAATCTGCATTAACTATTGGAGCTAGTACATTTTTAGTTTCTGTTATTTTAATGTTTGCTGGTCAAAACTGGATAGATCCAGAAATTGCTAATTTACAACCAGTATTAAATTCTTGGTGGTTATTGGTTCATACTTCTATAATTGTTTCAGCTTATGGTCCATTTGGACTAGGAATGATTTTAGGTATTGTTACTTTATTCTTAATGGTATTTACTAACAAAAAGAATAAAAAGAAAATGGATTTACACATAAAAGAGTTAACCATTATTAATGAAATGGCTATAACTGTTGGTCTTATATTATTTACTGTTGGAAATTTCCTAGGCGGTATGTGGGCAAATGAAAGTTGGGGACGTTATTGGGGCTGGGACCCAAAAGAAACTTGGGCTTTAATATCTATTATGGTATATGCTTTTGTATTACATATGCGTTTAATACCTGGTTTACGTGGAAGATTTACCTTTAATTTATGGTCTGTTATTGCATTTTACTCAGTTATGATGACCTATATGGGTGTGAATTTCTATCTTTCTGGACTACACTCATATGCTAGTGGAGATAAGGTAATTACACCAACATCAGTATATTTATCTATAGCTTTTGTTTCTTTATTAGGAGTTATTGCATGGTTTAAAAATCAAAAATTTTACAAGAAGTAAAAACATTTTCATAAAAAATGTACTTTTGCTCATCATTAAAAAAGAATTATATTCAATTATGTTTAATAAAAATATCAAATTAGTTTTAGCTGCTTTAATAACAATATGGTCTGTATATGAGTTTACTCAAGGACATATTATGAATGGAATTTCTATACTACTATTAGCGGGTATTTTTATTTTATTCTATTTTAAAAACGAATTTATTTTATTAGCTTTTTTACAATTACGTAAACAAAATTTTGAAGGCGCTAAAAAGTGGTTAACTTATATTAAAAACCCTTCATCTGCATTAATTCAAAAGCAGGAAGGATATTATAACTATCTTCACGGTATTATGCTTTCTCAAACTAATATTACACAAGCTGAGAAATTCTTAAAAAAAGCCGTTAAATTAGGTTTAGCTATGGATCATGACTTAGCTATGGCTAAATTGCAATTAGCAGGAATAGCAATGACTAAAAGACGCAAACGTGAAGCTACGAATTTGATGGCTGAAGCGAAAAAATTAGACAAACATGGAATGTTAAAAGAACAAATGCAAATGATGAAACAGCAGATGAAAAAAATCTAGTGATTGATCATTCCCTTTATTAAGTCTAAATTCCCCTCAAAAAGTATTAAATATTAATTTGTAATTTCGTAGATATCTCTACAATATATAAATGATTAAAAATTTATTTCTTAAAATTATAGATAAATACGCTTCTAAGTGGATTGTTTTAACTATTGACATTATATTAATATGTATCTCATTCATATTAGCGTATAGTGTTCGTTTTAACGCAAGTTTAAATTTTAATTTAGAAAGTTTATATATTCAAATTCCTTTTATCGCTATAGTAGCTCTAATAAGTTTCCTAGTAGTTGGATCCTACAGAGGTATTATTAGACATACTGGAACAAGGGATGCATTCAATGTTTTTGTCGGTGTTACATTGCTTTCAATGATCTCAATAAGTATTGTTTTATTAAATAATACCTTTAAAGTTATTCCAAACTTTACAATTCCAAAATCTATTATTATTATTCATTATTTAATTTCTATTTTAATTTTAATAGTTAGTAGATATGTTTTTAAGGCTTTTTTTGAAATAATCTCTTCAGAATTGGATGATATTACTAATGTTTTAATATATGGTGCTGGTGACTCAGGGTTAATAACTTACGGGGCATTAAATAGGGATACTAAAAACAAATACCAAGTTGTTGGATTTATTGATGATGATCGAAAAAAGCTTGGAAAAAAAATAAATAGAATAAAAATTTATGAGAAGAAAAAAATTGATAGTCAATTCATCAAGAAACAAGAAATTGATGAGATTATTATATCTATTCAAAATATAAAATCAGAAAAGCTACTTTATTTAACTGATAAGTTACTTCAATTAGGTGTTAAAGTAAAGATAGTTCCTCCTTTATCAAAATGGATCGATGGGGATTTAGAGGCTAATCAAATTAAACAAGTAAAGATTGAAGATCTTCTAGACAGAAAACCTATTTCAATAGACAATCCTAT is a genomic window containing:
- the ccsA gene encoding cytochrome c biogenesis protein CcsA, which gives rise to MKKILNILYSTRLTAVLFLVFAVAMAVATFVENDFGTQTSKALIYNTWWFEVIMIFFAINFFGNIFRYRLYKKEKWSVLLFHVAFLFIIIGAGITRYISYEGIMIIDEGESTDTFYSETNYLNVVVDNNEFQKTTANKLLLSAWGKNSASFTETFQPKKAGKEHKIELNLVNYIPWSESKLVLDKNGTEHLFFVESSSGSRHEHYIKRGTIQNIHNILVGFEAPNNNASINFFYEDNNLKLTSKNDGDWLRMADQKRGKIVKDSTQNFQLLTLHTINGMQFVVPKSPEKGEMKTVSGKKDPKKYDTVIFDVSVNGETKRVNFYGGQYNVDNQENFSIGGLNFRAWYGAKQLQTPFKVKLNDFQLEKYPGSESAAAYGSEITVITPKETFDFRIFMNHILDYKGYKLFQSSYKIEEDKEQTHLSVNHDFWGTWVSYIGYFLLFFGLIASLFSKNTRFDYLKNSLKKVQKKKLTMFIVFVFLLTNTINAQQHSQHKKLSNQQIDSILSANKVDKKHAKSFSKLVIQDAGGRMKPAHTFASELIRKVAQTESFKGMTPSQVLLSIAESPRFWFEVPVIYLAKSANKDIREVLGLPEDAKYARLSDFVTATGEYKIKAAVEESQKTKIKNKFQTDLIKIDRRVGLLYSAIGGGILKIYPIPGDENNKWVSQPETLHAGFKGTDSVFVRQSLPVYLKLLQASKKSGNYTETNKILDGIKKFQKKYGAEVIPSEDKVDLEIIYNNINIFQKLSRYYALVGLLLVLFVILQIFYNKSKVLNYTIKGFIGLAILLFIFHVVGLGMRWYISGNAPWSNAYESLIFVAFATMLFGLLLGKKSALTIGASTFLVSVILMFAGQNWIDPEIANLQPVLNSWWLLVHTSIIVSAYGPFGLGMILGIVTLFLMVFTNKKNKKKMDLHIKELTIINEMAITVGLILFTVGNFLGGMWANESWGRYWGWDPKETWALISIMVYAFVLHMRLIPGLRGRFTFNLWSVIAFYSVMMTYMGVNFYLSGLHSYASGDKVITPTSVYLSIAFVSLLGVIAWFKNQKFYKK
- a CDS encoding phosphatidylserine decarboxylase, with amino-acid sequence MKIQFIDRKTGETHTETPPGEGFLKLLYNNPFGKIALLPLAKRKFLSSWYGKLMSKPNSINKIKGFVKELNINMDEAEKSIEDYTSFNDFFYRKLKKSARPIESDFISPGDGKMLAFENISDVHNFFIKGRKFTLEEFLGDKTLAKEYKNSSLIILRLAPNDYHRYHFPYEGTPSKMTKIKGDYFSVSPYALASNFTKVFCENKREYCILKTKEKGNIVVAPVGATMVGSIIDTYKPNTQIQKGEEMGYFAFGGSTIVLLVDKNKLKIDNDIINNTKNHIETFVKMGEKIGK